TTTTAACCGGCATACAGCGCCTCATCCTCTATCGTTTGATTAACCAAGTAGTAGAAAAATGCGCCTAAATCAGCAATCAGCTTAGCGAGCCACTTTTTCTACCATGACAGACATAGGCTCTGTTGAGCCTACATTTATGTTGTACGCTTGAGTATTGATAAACATCAGCTTGTCATCGAGGTGAATACTTGCCCCTATTTCATAGCTATGACCCGCTTCAAATTGATCTCTGTTTATCAAAAAATGAAACGGAGCCGGAGACGTTACAGCACTTATCTCTATCTCGGCCATAACCACTACTGGCGCCCCCATCAAGGAGATATCCTTTACCTGAACCCTTAACACGGCATCTTGTGCCAAGGCCATGGGCTGCTGGTACAAAACCTCTCCCTGAATCTCGACCATAGCATTAGGTGTTGCGCAGCCCGCTAACACCAGCACCGACATGAATAGAGCTAAAACAAGTTTCAATCCGTTTTTCATCGCCTATCTCCTAATAATACATTAAGACTTCTGGATGTCCATATGTCTATTGTAAAATACCTGATTCGAATATCGTTCTACTATGCGCTTAAAACTAGAGCAGACCACATACATTGGCATAATATAACCATAGTCGGTCAATGTGAGCAGGCTTCGAATTAAGCTGGATGAAATTTTCTGTGTGGGTTCATTTGGCTGAGTTGGTATTGGAGTGTGTTTGAAGGTCGTTCCTTCATTGTTATCTATCGCTTCCCAGCGGCGGGATGTGCACTCTTTACTTTGACAAGATTCTGCGACACGCTGCAATTCAATACTCGTCTTCCCCGCAATGCTTGTGGGCGGGAATCCAGCCCCTTTGGCGTATGATAATTTTTTGAAGGTCGTACTTTCATTGTTACTTATAGCCTGCAGCGGGCTTTTGTACGCTCTTACTTTGACAAGGTTCTGCGAGTCGCCGGCTGTTGATTTCATAAGAGCCGTCCGTGGAAGCTCTTCCAAATCAAACAAAGTCCTTGTTTAACGGCCAGTTCGGCAAAATATGTCCATATACAACAGCCAGTTCAACTTCCATGCTTCTCATTCATAGGCTCTATTCACCCAGCCTCTCGTTCGGGTGTTCTTTAACCTAGCCACCCATTCTTGTTCTTTATTCTAGCCATCTTTGACAGTTAGCAAATAATCAAGACACCCATTATTCTATATATAGTAAACAATTAATTAGTAACACTTATCTTCTTGTTAAATTGAATGTCTTGGTAGAGATAAACTTGCCCATAATATATCCCAAGACAACGAGTGCTGTAATGATGCTGCCAGATATGCAAAATGCCAGAAACTCAGGCACGCCTAATCCCCAGGCAAAACTAAATGCTAAGCCGTTAAATAAGTTGGCCCAGATACACATAATAAATACGATTAGAGCGATGACAATACCGGTACGATTCAATTGAGACATGTCTGCGAACCTCATAACTAAAGATGTTGGGATGCATTGCACTATAGCAAGGCAATGGCGGCGATTCATTGGATTAGTAACTCTATGCTCGAGCCTTAATATGGACTCTGCTAGCGACTAGACTTTCAGATTATTAAAAAGTCCTCTGCATGCGAGTATATAACTATATATAACCCAAACACTGGTTACTCTAAAGAAAGATAGCCAGTGCTAATCACTGCAAGGCAAATTTAACCCTATACAAGCTAATCACGACCAAGACGGCCACAACCCCAACAAGCACATAACCTATATACAGCCAAAGTATACAGCCAAGACATCCATTATTATCTAAACTCGGCCAAGCCTAGTGCTATGGCTCAGGTGGGTGATAAGAGCGGTGTCATGACAGTGAAAGAGCGCAATAAGCACGCTGAACAAGCTTGCTGTAAAAGATGAATAATTGACTCAGCTACCTATGTAAGCCCGAAGACTATCTTGGGTATCTTGGGCTTGGGCTTGGTCTTGATTTTCGTTTTCTGTTTCACTTGGTTTTCAGTTTTCTTGTTGGTTTTCGAAGTGTGAAATAAGAAGTGTGAAATAATAAAGGAGCCAATAGGCTCCTTTCTGTCGCTTTACTAAACTGGATTAGAAGGTATAACCAACACTCACCATGTACACCCAAGGGTCAATATCTGTTTCGATGGTGACTGGTGTATCTGCAAGATTAAATTTCACGTCAGTGCTGATTTGTGCGTACCAGACAGAAGCATTCACCAACCAGTTTTTATTCACTTGATAATCGACACCAACCTGAGCTGCCAGCCCCCATGAACTGCTCATACTCAGATCCGATAGCGCCCCATTTAGATCGTTAGTGAATTCATTATCATAGAAGTTAGTGAAGTTAACTCCCCCACCTATATAAGGACGTAGCTTAGACTCAGCATTACCAAAATAGTATTGCAACACTAAGGTAGGCGGTAGTTGCTTAGTCTCGGCTATCTTGCCGACACCATGCAGAGAAATATCGTGACTAAATGGCGTCGCCGCCAACAACTCAACACCTAGGTTATCGGTCAACATATAGCCGAAGTTAAGTCCCAATTGAGTATTACTGCTCACTCCGAATTCACCGAAGCTTGCTACCTGGTCACTGGACTCGTTAGGTGCGACAACGACAGCACCCGCACGAATGATAATGTCACCCTCTTGATGAGCCGCAACAGAAGCGGTGAAACCCGTAGCCAGTAAAGCGGCCGCGATCAATCCAGAAACGATACTTTTTTTCATCATACTACTCCATTAATATAAGGCGAATGTCACTTTTTATTATCATGCTTCTTACATTTGACAGCATCCTGACAGATCTAAGCCTATTAAGAATTGATCCAAATCAACAAGCGTACCTAGGCCCAATTTATACTTAGCCTAAGGTGATCAATGTCACGCTTCAATAACAAGCCTTGAAAATGCAGCTTATAATTTGATGAACATATTTTTATATTATTTTATTTTGGTATTAATCGGCAGTCGAGAATAAGAGTTTTTAATGAAACGTATTAAGGGGGGATAATTAGGCTAGTTGTAATTTAGGGTAACGAGTTAACCAGGCTTTCTGGTCTTTTCTTGCGTTAAAAAGTGATAGCTCACGTTTCGGGTTGTGGGTTAACTTTAAGTCGAACAGAGATTCCAAACCAAAGGGGGCAAATAAATCGAACTGGCTATTATCTCTAGATACATGGATACCTATGGCCGTCTCACACTCGGGCCAGAAGGACATGGCATGTTCACAGCTAGTGTAGGCTGCATCACAGTTTCTAATATGCATTCTCGCCTGATTCTTAACAGACCAAGGCAGATGAGGCGCCCATGACTCGAGTTGCTTTTGATAAGCTCTCTCTCGACTCTCACTGAGGTCATCGGCATCAAAATAGATAAGATCTATATCATTAATAGCTGAGTTTAATCCACCGTGTAGCCTGTCCCATACCAGATTGCGTACAAATCCTGCCGCCAATAACCACTGAGGCAGATCTAGCTTAACCGCAAACTCTATGGCTTGCATTCTGATGGGATCCTGTTTCAGCCATTGCTCGAGTCTCAGCTTTAGCTCCAGGTTTAGTTCCAGGTTTAGTCTTATACTCACGCACATTTCGCTTAAAGGAATAGATGATAAATACTAATCTATGCCTGAGATTAACACCAGAATACTTGTTTTCTGCCAGACAGCAGAGCTTCTCATCATTCTAGCTTGTTGGGCCTACTAGCTCTCGGCCTTGCAAGTTGATCTAAGACTTTTCAATTAAGGGACTTCTCAATCAAGCTGTTCCTCAATTAAGGAAAGCCTCAATCAAGGGGCGATAAATAAACCAATAAACAAGAATGTCATTGCGGTGAAAAACAATAACAATGCATGAACATCCTCAAAAGTGATCTTGGACTTCAAGCCGGCTAAGAGACCCGTTTTGTCATTAAGTTCATTGCTGCTAGCCCACTTAGGGCTAT
This portion of the Shewanella violacea DSS12 genome encodes:
- a CDS encoding YbaY family lipoprotein; this encodes MKNGLKLVLALFMSVLVLAGCATPNAMVEIQGEVLYQQPMALAQDAVLRVQVKDISLMGAPVVVMAEIEISAVTSPAPFHFLINRDQFEAGHSYEIGASIHLDDKLMFINTQAYNINVGSTEPMSVMVEKVAR
- the ompW gene encoding outer membrane protein OmpW gives rise to the protein MMKKSIVSGLIAAALLATGFTASVAAHQEGDIIIRAGAVVVAPNESSDQVASFGEFGVSSNTQLGLNFGYMLTDNLGVELLAATPFSHDISLHGVGKIAETKQLPPTLVLQYYFGNAESKLRPYIGGGVNFTNFYDNEFTNDLNGALSDLSMSSSWGLAAQVGVDYQVNKNWLVNASVWYAQISTDVKFNLADTPVTIETDIDPWVYMVSVGYTF
- a CDS encoding nucleotidyltransferase family protein, whose product is MCVSIRLNLELNLELKLRLEQWLKQDPIRMQAIEFAVKLDLPQWLLAAGFVRNLVWDRLHGGLNSAINDIDLIYFDADDLSESRERAYQKQLESWAPHLPWSVKNQARMHIRNCDAAYTSCEHAMSFWPECETAIGIHVSRDNSQFDLFAPFGLESLFDLKLTHNPKRELSLFNARKDQKAWLTRYPKLQLA